In Marivirga salinae, a single window of DNA contains:
- a CDS encoding polysaccharide deacetylase family protein, translating to MKAQNSKYIILLCLCLFVNISAFSQKKSISITIDDVPNTRKYQKENFEPTLLNVLDSLKIPFTIFINEAKIFNNEFKKENKELLELWIQNQNSIVGNHSYSHVRYSAVGYDKFVQDIEEGEKLTKEYASNYNKEVKYFRFPFNDMGADSSQHVEIRAYLKSKDYVIAPFTVESSDWMFNYVYLHYLNNGKIDKAAAIGEQYVEKTLELLSFYESMANSIYKRPVKHIYLCHDNAINTDYIGEIITRVEKENYEIVSFEESLTDTIYAQEDIYYKKWGISWLYRWMETQDERIKWMKQEPNLSEINQLYKEIVENN from the coding sequence ATGAAAGCCCAAAATAGCAAATATATAATTCTGCTTTGTTTATGTCTCTTTGTGAATATTTCTGCTTTTTCACAAAAGAAATCAATTTCTATAACAATAGATGATGTTCCTAATACCAGAAAATATCAAAAAGAGAATTTCGAGCCAACACTATTGAATGTCTTGGATTCCTTAAAAATCCCCTTTACCATTTTCATAAATGAAGCTAAGATTTTCAATAATGAATTTAAGAAGGAGAATAAGGAGTTGCTGGAATTGTGGATTCAAAACCAAAATTCTATAGTTGGCAACCATTCCTATAGTCACGTCAGGTATTCAGCAGTTGGTTACGATAAATTCGTTCAGGATATAGAAGAAGGTGAAAAACTAACCAAAGAATACGCTTCCAATTACAACAAAGAGGTAAAATATTTCCGATTTCCATTCAATGATATGGGGGCAGATTCAAGCCAACATGTAGAAATTAGAGCATATTTAAAATCGAAGGATTATGTAATTGCACCCTTTACGGTAGAAAGTTCTGACTGGATGTTTAATTATGTATATCTACATTATCTAAATAATGGAAAAATAGACAAAGCCGCAGCAATAGGTGAACAATATGTAGAAAAGACCTTAGAGCTGTTGTCCTTTTATGAATCCATGGCAAATAGCATCTACAAACGTCCAGTAAAGCATATTTACCTCTGCCATGACAATGCTATCAATACTGACTATATAGGAGAAATAATCACTCGAGTAGAAAAGGAGAATTATGAAATTGTCAGTTTTGAAGAATCCTTAACTGACACTATCTATGCCCAAGAAGATATCTACTATAAAAAATGGGGAATAAGTTGGTTGTACAGATGGATGGAAACACAGGACGAGCGGATTAAGTGGATGAAACAAGAACCGAATTTATCTGAAATAAATCAATTGTACAAAGAGATTGTTGAGAACAATTAA
- a CDS encoding TolC family protein produces the protein MFHKNILFAFLFSLLSYSGFSQNQQEKVISLQEAIAIGLDRNVSLRQAENQLMSLSMDQTQAKMAYLPNVSLNVRATRQVGQQFQLVEDGFEISNVQADRLSGGLSASLSVFEGFNRQNQMRISNLEFKAQSEGIERERQNVIFLVAQQYLQILLDQQLLEIAKKNVENQKNQLDRIEGFANTGLRPQADFFTQNAAVKQLELELIEAENTLLLDKAQLTQILQLNPLEMYKVSSDELMELPQNQKLELAELFNLAIENRADLKQLRFRTQSADQNIESLKSGYLPSLRAFYEYGTQYSSLNTLNYKEQLLDLYPTNVVGLNLSIPLFNNYINKANVARAKVQLYNTELDYENTERLIFQDVQNAYLNYNAAIKRFEVSNSAFEAAEEAYKVQEERYNAGIANLADLSLANQEFVTASANKEQARFTLIFQEMIVEYQVGTLEFK, from the coding sequence ATGTTTCATAAAAATATACTATTTGCCTTTCTGTTTTCCCTTTTATCTTATTCTGGTTTCTCCCAAAATCAGCAAGAAAAAGTAATAAGCTTACAAGAGGCAATTGCCATAGGATTAGATAGAAATGTCAGCCTAAGACAAGCAGAAAATCAATTGATGAGTTTGTCAATGGATCAAACCCAAGCTAAAATGGCCTATTTGCCTAATGTTTCCTTAAATGTGAGGGCAACTAGGCAAGTTGGACAGCAATTTCAATTGGTGGAAGATGGTTTTGAAATCAGTAATGTGCAAGCCGACAGATTATCAGGAGGACTTTCTGCAAGTTTATCCGTATTTGAGGGGTTTAATAGACAGAATCAAATGCGTATTTCTAATTTGGAATTTAAAGCTCAGTCAGAAGGAATAGAAAGAGAAAGACAGAATGTTATTTTCTTGGTTGCACAGCAATATCTTCAAATATTGTTGGACCAGCAGTTATTGGAAATAGCCAAAAAGAATGTTGAAAACCAAAAGAATCAGTTAGATCGAATTGAAGGATTTGCCAATACAGGCTTAAGACCACAAGCTGATTTCTTCACACAAAATGCAGCTGTAAAACAACTGGAATTGGAGCTTATAGAGGCGGAGAATACACTCTTGCTGGATAAGGCTCAACTCACTCAGATTTTACAGCTTAATCCGTTGGAAATGTATAAAGTCTCTTCAGATGAATTGATGGAATTACCTCAAAATCAGAAATTGGAATTGGCAGAATTATTTAATCTGGCGATAGAAAATAGAGCTGACTTAAAACAACTGAGATTTAGAACTCAATCAGCTGATCAAAATATAGAAAGTTTAAAGTCTGGTTATTTACCAAGTCTTAGGGCATTTTATGAATACGGAACTCAATATAGCTCACTTAACACCTTGAATTATAAAGAGCAATTATTGGATTTATACCCCACAAATGTAGTTGGATTGAATTTAAGCATTCCTCTTTTTAATAATTACATTAACAAAGCAAATGTGGCAAGAGCAAAGGTGCAATTATATAATACCGAACTTGATTATGAAAATACTGAACGCTTGATTTTTCAAGATGTGCAAAATGCATATCTGAATTATAATGCTGCTATTAAACGTTTTGAAGTGAGCAATTCTGCCTTTGAAGCAGCAGAGGAAGCCTATAAAGTACAAGAAGAACGCTATAATGCCGGTATTGCCAACTTGGCGGATTTGTCTTTAGCTAATCAGGAATTTGTAACAGCTTCAGCTAATAAGGAACAAGCCCGATTTACCCTTATTTTTCAAGAAATGATAGTGGAATATCAGGTGGGGACTTTGGAATTTAAGTAA
- a CDS encoding CPBP family intramembrane glutamic endopeptidase, with translation MLTMYDGSLVGLLSFIALGVIGGGITEELFNRGYFINVLKDTFKNPKTGLWFSAILSILLFSLGHMPSSALDWFDILVPTIMYTLLFISTKRLTATIIAHGIYNMAAIILTYYIYFK, from the coding sequence ATGTTGACTATGTATGATGGCAGTTTAGTTGGATTACTTTCCTTTATAGCTTTAGGCGTAATTGGTGGTGGCATAACCGAAGAACTTTTCAACAGAGGCTATTTCATCAATGTTTTAAAAGATACCTTTAAAAACCCCAAAACTGGTTTATGGTTTTCCGCAATTTTATCCATCTTGCTGTTTTCGTTAGGACATATGCCATCGAGTGCATTGGATTGGTTTGATATTTTAGTGCCTACCATCATGTACACTTTATTATTTATCTCAACAAAAAGACTCACTGCTACCATTATAGCTCATGGAATTTATAATATGGCAGCTATTATATTGACTTATTATATCTACTTTAAATAG